One Novipirellula caenicola genomic region harbors:
- a CDS encoding c-type heme family protein gives MRHSISLALSLAICFALQLPSAGEESPSQASGSAAISGEPSESQDAVPPPTSLSEARARAKLLHETIHGTLQIVHRDFFDEDDAHAIPSASLEDVFHELATHYNIELKWLIVDTDVVNVDHQAEDEFEQAAVKALRAKHTYHEAVQADQYRFAGSIRLASQCLKCHVKHRTSTEDRTAGLLIAMPIRIANPAPANESH, from the coding sequence ATGAGACACTCAATTTCGCTCGCCCTGTCCTTGGCGATTTGTTTCGCGTTGCAACTGCCATCCGCTGGCGAAGAGTCGCCATCCCAGGCGAGCGGCAGTGCTGCGATCAGCGGCGAGCCGTCCGAGTCACAAGATGCCGTGCCGCCGCCCACCAGTCTCAGCGAAGCACGTGCGCGAGCCAAACTGCTACATGAAACGATTCATGGCACCCTGCAGATCGTACATCGCGACTTTTTTGACGAAGACGATGCGCATGCCATCCCATCGGCGTCGCTCGAAGATGTGTTCCATGAACTGGCAACTCACTACAACATCGAACTGAAATGGCTGATTGTCGACACGGATGTGGTCAACGTGGACCATCAAGCCGAGGACGAATTTGAGCAAGCGGCCGTGAAAGCCCTGCGTGCTAAACATACCTACCATGAAGCGGTGCAGGCGGATCAGTACCGATTCGCCGGCTCGATCCGCCTTGCCTCGCAATGCTTGAAATGTCATGTCAAGCATCGCACCAGCACCGAGGACCGGACTGCGGGACTGCTGATTGCAATGCCGATTCGTATCGCCAATCCAGCCCCTGCAAACGAGTCTCACTAG
- a CDS encoding MOSC domain-containing protein, with the protein MPTIVSINVGQPQTIGTEKPWVSGFLKNPVNQPVRLRSTNLDGDGQADLEHHGGVHKAVCVYPADHYPDWRTTLQIPEFAWGSFGENFTIAGLTEPDVCIGDVWSIGQAKVEVSQPRQPCWKLARRWNIKTLALQVQQSGRTGWYFRVLDEGMVQSGMEITLLERREPQWTIAEANRIMHHDKHDRDAAAKLAAVPTLSPSWKATLRNRVEKNVQADEQKRLAGGDAS; encoded by the coding sequence GTGCCAACCATTGTCTCGATCAACGTCGGTCAACCGCAAACGATCGGAACCGAGAAACCTTGGGTTTCTGGGTTCCTAAAGAATCCGGTCAACCAACCTGTCCGTCTGCGATCCACCAATCTTGATGGCGACGGGCAAGCGGATTTGGAACATCATGGCGGTGTACACAAAGCCGTATGCGTCTATCCGGCCGACCATTACCCGGACTGGCGAACCACGTTGCAGATCCCTGAGTTCGCCTGGGGCAGCTTTGGCGAGAACTTTACGATCGCGGGGCTTACCGAACCGGACGTTTGCATCGGCGACGTCTGGTCGATCGGCCAAGCTAAGGTCGAAGTCTCGCAGCCGAGGCAACCGTGTTGGAAATTAGCACGCCGATGGAATATCAAAACGTTGGCGTTGCAAGTTCAACAAAGCGGTCGCACCGGGTGGTATTTCCGAGTCCTCGATGAAGGCATGGTCCAGTCAGGAATGGAGATCACGTTGCTCGAGCGGCGAGAACCGCAGTGGACGATCGCCGAAGCCAATCGGATCATGCACCACGACAAGCACGACCGGGATGCTGCCGCCAAACTTGCCGCCGTCCCCACGCTGTCGCCAAGTTGGAAGGCAACGCTTCGCAACCGCGTCGAAAAGAATGTCCAAGCTGACGAACAGAAACGTCTGGCAGGCGGCGACGCATCGTAA
- the uvrA gene encoding excinuclease ABC subunit UvrA: protein MIRGAREHNLQNIDVEIPHNALTVITGVSGSGKSSLAFDTLFAEGQRQYIDSLSAYARQFLDQIPRPDVESIAGLAPTLAIDQKPGSTNGRSTVATISEIYDYLRLLYARVGVPHCAHCNSAIAKQSPDAIVDSLASLAPGTKLVVMAPMVRGRRGAHREVFESIQQAGLVRARVDGETYLLEEVPELAPRKNHTIEAIIDRLVIRDQADSRLRDSVLLALRLGGGLASSLIQDDAGDWREAIYSTAMACVECGASFEEIEPRTFSFNSPYGACRTCDGLGRIAEEDHTTECPDCHGGRLRKEALSVTINGLGIHQVCGLPLGDAAAWFAEIDKTFSPLHAAVAAPITTEVSKRLAFLQRVGVSYLTLDRSADSLSGGELQRVRLATSIGSGLVGVCYVLDEPSIGLHPADHDQLIRCITDLRDQGNTVVVVEHDEATMRSADVLIDMGEGAGQLGGKIISHGTPTQVEDDPKSLTGQYLSGTKNVPVPDERRHPVEGQWLMLRDVQTHNLKKVTVKFPVGLFIGVSGVSGSGKSSLVNDTLAPAVASYLGLKSETPGPHGGITGVEYLDKMIAIDQSPIGRSPRSCPATYSSVLDEVRKVFAATREAKTRGFNSSRFSFNSAAGRCELCKGLGVERIEMNFLSDLFVTCTRCGGKRFNRQTLQVRFKGASVADVLAMSIDEAAAFFENVPRIHRQLSSLQAVGLGYLGLGQSSTTLSGGEAQRIKLGTELARVSTGRTLYLLDEPTTGLHFQDIERLVQVLQRLVDAGNTVIVIEHQFDLLAACDWIIDVGPSGGTGGGEIVAEGPPEWIAESKRGTTAPYLAAVLEKAARDW from the coding sequence TTGATTCGAGGGGCACGCGAACACAATCTGCAAAACATTGACGTCGAGATCCCTCACAACGCGTTGACGGTGATCACCGGCGTGTCGGGCAGCGGCAAAAGCTCGTTGGCGTTTGATACGCTGTTTGCCGAGGGCCAGCGTCAATACATCGACAGTTTGTCGGCTTACGCGAGGCAGTTTTTAGACCAGATCCCGCGACCCGATGTGGAATCGATCGCCGGGTTGGCACCGACATTGGCGATTGACCAAAAACCTGGTTCGACCAACGGACGCAGCACCGTCGCCACGATCAGCGAGATCTATGACTATCTGCGGCTGTTGTACGCCCGGGTCGGCGTGCCGCATTGTGCCCACTGTAACTCGGCCATCGCCAAACAATCGCCCGATGCGATTGTCGATTCACTCGCCTCGCTCGCGCCGGGAACCAAATTGGTCGTCATGGCACCGATGGTGCGAGGCCGCCGCGGGGCGCATCGCGAAGTGTTTGAATCGATCCAACAAGCGGGGCTGGTTCGGGCCCGCGTCGATGGCGAAACGTATTTGCTCGAAGAGGTGCCAGAATTGGCGCCGCGAAAAAATCACACGATCGAAGCGATCATCGACCGCTTGGTGATTCGGGACCAAGCCGATTCGCGTCTTCGCGATAGTGTGCTGCTTGCACTGCGATTGGGCGGTGGGTTGGCATCGTCTCTCATTCAAGACGATGCCGGCGATTGGCGCGAAGCCATCTACAGCACCGCGATGGCGTGTGTCGAGTGCGGCGCCAGTTTCGAAGAGATTGAACCACGGACGTTTAGTTTCAACAGCCCCTATGGTGCCTGCCGCACCTGTGACGGGCTGGGGCGTATTGCCGAAGAGGATCACACCACCGAGTGTCCCGATTGTCACGGCGGTCGGCTGCGAAAAGAAGCCCTCAGCGTTACCATCAATGGGCTTGGGATTCATCAGGTGTGCGGGCTGCCGCTGGGCGACGCCGCAGCGTGGTTTGCTGAGATCGACAAGACGTTCTCGCCGCTGCATGCCGCCGTGGCCGCACCGATTACGACAGAGGTCAGCAAGAGGCTCGCTTTTTTGCAGCGAGTCGGCGTGTCGTATCTGACGCTCGACCGATCCGCCGATTCGCTCAGCGGCGGTGAGTTGCAGCGTGTTCGTTTGGCGACCAGTATCGGCAGCGGACTGGTGGGCGTCTGTTACGTCTTGGACGAACCCTCGATCGGTTTGCATCCGGCCGATCACGATCAATTGATTCGCTGTATCACCGATTTGCGTGACCAAGGCAACACCGTGGTGGTGGTCGAGCATGACGAAGCGACGATGCGGTCGGCCGATGTGCTGATCGATATGGGTGAAGGTGCCGGTCAACTTGGTGGCAAAATCATCAGCCATGGGACGCCAACACAAGTCGAGGATGATCCGAAAAGTTTGACGGGCCAATATCTCTCGGGGACGAAAAACGTTCCCGTCCCGGACGAACGTCGCCATCCGGTCGAAGGCCAATGGTTGATGCTTCGCGACGTGCAGACGCATAACCTAAAAAAGGTCACTGTAAAGTTCCCCGTGGGTTTGTTCATCGGCGTCAGCGGGGTGTCGGGCAGCGGTAAAAGCTCGTTGGTCAATGACACGTTGGCTCCGGCGGTGGCTTCGTACTTAGGGCTGAAATCCGAGACGCCGGGACCTCACGGCGGAATCACTGGCGTCGAGTATCTCGACAAGATGATCGCGATCGACCAGTCACCCATTGGCCGTAGCCCCCGCAGTTGCCCGGCGACCTATTCGAGCGTCTTGGACGAGGTCCGCAAGGTCTTTGCGGCAACGCGAGAAGCGAAGACTCGCGGGTTCAATTCGAGTCGTTTCAGTTTCAATTCTGCCGCAGGACGTTGCGAACTGTGCAAGGGGCTCGGCGTCGAACGCATTGAGATGAATTTCCTCAGCGACTTGTTCGTCACTTGCACGCGGTGTGGCGGCAAGCGGTTCAATCGGCAAACCTTGCAAGTGCGTTTCAAAGGAGCCTCGGTTGCCGATGTATTGGCGATGAGTATTGATGAGGCCGCCGCGTTCTTCGAGAACGTTCCGCGAATTCATCGTCAACTCTCCTCACTGCAAGCGGTGGGATTGGGCTATCTCGGGCTTGGGCAATCCAGCACCACGCTAAGTGGCGGCGAGGCCCAGCGGATCAAGCTGGGGACCGAATTGGCGCGGGTTTCCACCGGACGCACACTCTATTTGTTGGACGAACCGACGACAGGGTTGCATTTCCAAGACATCGAACGACTCGTGCAAGTGCTGCAGCGATTGGTCGACGCCGGGAACACCGTGATTGTGATCGAGCATCAATTCGACCTGTTGGCAGCTTGTGATTGGATCATCGACGTTGGGCCAAGCGGTGGAACCGGAGGGGGTGAGATTGTCGCCGAAGGGCCTCCTGAGTGGATCGCCGAATCCAAACGTGGCACCACCGCACCTTATCTGGCTGCGGTCTTGGAAAAGGCAGCCCGAGATTGGTAG
- a CDS encoding amidohydrolase family protein, which produces MKWFLALNLLALGLWTSSLSAQQSDGIPADVIADLQIIDCHTHFYDPSRPQGVPWPNKNSTLYRTVLPQHLRALKTEHPIDGTVIVEASAWIEDNDWLLDLAKDDPFIVGIVGRLDPAAADFEDQVARFATNPLFRGIRISAKQLNQMLQDKTYGKLAVLAQHDLSLDVNGGIDSLAALPQLARQLPELRIVLNHIANVAITVDAPPSDWVDGIKVAAQYPNVYCKISGLVEGASRGGQPVPSELSFYQPYLDVVWNAFGDDRVIYGSNWPVSERAADYAVLQKIVLQYAMQKGETATRNFFAGNAKRAYKWIERRP; this is translated from the coding sequence ATGAAATGGTTTCTCGCACTCAATCTGTTGGCTCTCGGGCTGTGGACGAGCTCGCTTAGTGCCCAACAGAGCGACGGAATTCCGGCGGACGTGATCGCGGATCTGCAGATCATCGATTGTCACACGCACTTTTATGACCCGTCGCGTCCTCAGGGCGTGCCGTGGCCGAACAAGAATTCGACGCTGTACCGAACCGTTTTGCCGCAACATCTGCGTGCACTGAAGACCGAACATCCGATCGATGGGACGGTGATCGTCGAAGCGAGTGCGTGGATCGAAGACAACGATTGGCTATTGGATCTCGCCAAAGACGATCCGTTCATCGTCGGCATCGTAGGACGGCTCGACCCGGCGGCCGCCGATTTTGAAGATCAGGTCGCACGCTTTGCCACTAACCCGTTGTTTCGTGGGATTCGTATCTCTGCCAAGCAGCTGAATCAGATGTTGCAAGACAAAACCTACGGCAAATTGGCGGTGCTTGCCCAGCATGACCTGTCGCTGGATGTGAACGGAGGGATCGATTCGCTTGCCGCGCTTCCACAGCTTGCCCGTCAGCTACCCGAGTTGCGAATCGTGCTCAATCACATTGCCAACGTTGCGATCACCGTGGATGCCCCACCAAGCGACTGGGTTGACGGTATCAAAGTTGCTGCTCAGTATCCCAATGTGTATTGCAAGATTTCTGGTCTGGTCGAAGGAGCGTCGCGTGGCGGGCAACCGGTCCCCAGCGAGTTGTCGTTCTACCAACCTTATCTTGATGTCGTCTGGAATGCGTTTGGTGACGATCGTGTGATCTACGGCAGCAATTGGCCGGTTAGCGAGCGAGCAGCGGATTACGCGGTGTTACAGAAAATTGTGTTGCAGTACGCGATGCAAAAAGGCGAAACCGCCACACGAAACTTTTTTGCTGGAAATGCCAAGCGGGCCTACAAGTGGATTGAGCGTCGTCCTTGA
- the dgt gene encoding dGTP triphosphohydrolase: MNGLRLYDQSEHLLLASYAMHSADTEGRLHPEPTHPYRGPYARDRDRILHSSAFRRLSGKMQVFTGEMGIYHRTRLTHTFEVASVARTMARVLRLNEDLTEALALMHDIGHPPFGHCGEDVLSEHMASVGGFSHNEFALVIVSELEQRYVEFSGLNLSRETLAGQDVRAHKAEAAVGRAPLLEVQLVDAADSIAYDAHDVDDALQMGLLSIDELAELAIVRRALDLIRDKRGFMPIHQLRQSLVHELIDLQVSELLQVSSERLRQYEGHHHDDICDQGVRLQHGSTLRDERRELEAFLFNAVYRHPRLIPVRDSAAKRLSDLFSVLIKDPNRLPLRFRQRQQEHPLEKVVGEYLAGMTDAFCDQQHQYATGTSRGPLADW; encoded by the coding sequence GTGAACGGGCTTAGGCTGTACGACCAGAGCGAACATCTGTTGTTGGCAAGCTATGCGATGCACAGCGCCGACACCGAGGGGCGTCTGCATCCCGAGCCCACGCATCCCTATCGCGGACCCTACGCTCGCGATCGCGATCGAATCTTGCACAGCAGTGCGTTCCGACGCTTGAGTGGCAAGATGCAGGTTTTTACGGGCGAAATGGGGATCTATCACCGCACCCGGTTGACTCACACGTTCGAGGTCGCGTCGGTGGCCCGCACGATGGCTCGCGTGCTGCGGCTGAACGAGGATTTGACCGAAGCGTTGGCGTTGATGCACGACATCGGGCATCCACCATTTGGACATTGCGGCGAAGATGTGCTGAGCGAACACATGGCATCGGTCGGCGGTTTTTCACACAACGAATTCGCCTTGGTCATCGTCAGCGAACTCGAACAGCGGTACGTTGAATTCTCGGGACTGAACTTGTCGCGAGAAACGTTGGCGGGACAAGACGTGCGTGCTCACAAGGCCGAAGCCGCAGTGGGACGAGCCCCACTGTTGGAAGTGCAATTGGTCGATGCAGCCGATTCGATCGCTTATGACGCCCACGACGTTGACGATGCGTTGCAAATGGGACTGCTCTCGATCGACGAACTCGCCGAATTGGCGATCGTGCGACGAGCACTCGATTTGATTCGCGATAAACGTGGCTTCATGCCCATCCATCAATTGCGGCAATCGCTGGTCCACGAATTGATCGATCTGCAGGTCAGCGAATTGCTTCAAGTGTCGAGCGAACGGCTGCGTCAATACGAAGGGCATCACCACGACGACATCTGTGATCAAGGCGTCCGACTGCAGCATGGCAGCACCCTACGTGACGAACGTCGCGAATTGGAGGCATTCCTGTTCAATGCCGTCTACCGCCACCCTCGGCTGATTCCCGTCCGGGATTCGGCCGCAAAACGATTGAGCGATCTGTTCAGTGTCCTAATCAAGGACCCCAATCGGCTGCCGCTGCGATTTCGTCAACGCCAACAAGAGCATCCGCTGGAAAAGGTCGTCGGCGAATACTTGGCGGGAATGACCGATGCTTTTTGCGACCAACAACACCAATATGCGACGGGGACCTCACGAGGCCCCCTTGCGGATTGGTAG
- a CDS encoding DUF6666 family protein, with the protein MKTSPITRSLLATPKTLLTAILAVAFAFWAANDFGSLSRVAGAENQLRTSSAGSSMEQTRVMWEPKRSSKPMRRSLVAQAARGNVIDEMPSEPLVDDQVRQVGFYDAGCTNCGPVCDCGGEVSCGVEPGCGFEPGCGFEPGCGFEVGCGAEYGDPGCGVEACPSCHGEPVCGMEAIGYRDASCGLESINGDYCDSCGGGGCDSCCGVHTFPLFLPLLRINWHRFDFFAGVQGFKGPMSFANTDGSNGSSRVGSGSFGFYEGFNEGRSLKPLFGWDMSLQLGVRATQNNLSGAEFTSDRRHQVFVTGGFFRRVDYGLQYGLVVDYMSDDWYYQADLTQLRGELSWKENGCHVYGFQFMAGLGDDSSSTLVRNASGATVISSLDFEPTDQYRFFYRRLLNNAGSWDAFAGWTNHDDGIIGTTMTLPLRQKLAFSTGATYLIPNEGTNSGGHQEESWNIAMGLVYRPGGPRGAGRYSRPLFEVADNGTFMVDRK; encoded by the coding sequence ATGAAAACGTCACCGATCACACGGTCTTTGCTAGCAACCCCTAAAACGTTGTTAACCGCGATCCTCGCGGTGGCGTTTGCGTTCTGGGCTGCCAACGATTTTGGTTCTCTTTCGCGAGTGGCGGGAGCCGAGAACCAGCTTCGCACGTCCTCGGCGGGTTCCTCGATGGAACAAACCCGGGTGATGTGGGAGCCGAAGCGATCGTCAAAGCCAATGCGGCGATCCTTGGTCGCTCAAGCGGCTCGCGGCAACGTGATTGATGAAATGCCGAGCGAACCGTTGGTCGACGACCAAGTTCGGCAAGTCGGATTCTACGATGCCGGTTGCACCAACTGCGGTCCGGTTTGCGACTGTGGTGGCGAAGTCAGCTGTGGCGTCGAACCTGGTTGCGGTTTCGAACCGGGCTGTGGTTTTGAACCGGGTTGCGGCTTCGAAGTCGGCTGCGGCGCCGAATATGGCGATCCCGGCTGTGGCGTCGAGGCTTGTCCTAGCTGCCATGGCGAACCAGTGTGCGGGATGGAAGCGATCGGTTATCGCGACGCCAGCTGTGGTTTGGAATCGATCAACGGCGACTACTGCGACAGCTGTGGTGGCGGCGGGTGCGATTCGTGCTGCGGCGTGCATACATTTCCGCTGTTCTTGCCACTGTTGCGAATCAATTGGCATCGCTTCGACTTTTTCGCCGGTGTCCAAGGATTCAAAGGTCCCATGAGCTTTGCCAACACCGACGGCAGCAACGGCAGTAGCCGCGTGGGATCGGGAAGCTTTGGCTTCTACGAAGGCTTCAACGAAGGACGTTCGCTGAAACCGTTGTTTGGTTGGGACATGTCGTTGCAGCTTGGGGTTCGTGCGACCCAGAACAATTTGTCAGGTGCTGAATTCACCAGTGACCGACGTCACCAAGTGTTTGTCACGGGCGGGTTCTTTCGCCGCGTTGACTATGGTTTGCAATACGGATTGGTCGTCGACTACATGAGCGATGATTGGTATTATCAAGCGGACCTGACTCAACTTCGTGGTGAATTGAGCTGGAAAGAAAACGGTTGCCACGTCTACGGATTCCAGTTCATGGCGGGTCTTGGTGACGACAGCTCATCGACCTTGGTACGCAACGCGTCGGGTGCCACCGTGATCTCGAGCCTCGACTTCGAGCCAACGGACCAATACCGATTCTTTTACCGCCGCTTGCTAAACAACGCAGGGTCGTGGGACGCGTTCGCTGGATGGACCAATCATGATGACGGCATCATTGGAACCACGATGACGCTGCCGCTTCGCCAAAAGCTGGCGTTTTCGACCGGAGCGACGTACTTGATTCCAAACGAAGGCACCAACAGTGGCGGACACCAAGAAGAATCATGGAACATCGCCATGGGATTGGTTTATCGTCCGGGTGGCCCACGCGGAGCAGGGCGATACAGCCGTCCGCTGTTTGAGGTTGCCGACAACGGCACCTTCATGGTCGATCGCAAGTAA